Part of the Hevea brasiliensis isolate MT/VB/25A 57/8 chromosome 16, ASM3005281v1, whole genome shotgun sequence genome is shown below.
TAAAACTCACTGTCATCAATCATGTAGTCTTCAAAAGTAGCTTCATCACTATCATCATCAATTGCATCCATATCATTTTCTACATCGTATTCAACATCTATACTACTACCACTATTATCACTAGCTTCAATTCCCCTCATGTCTATGTTATGCAAATTTGTGTTAACACCATCATTTTCATCATCTAAAGCCTCATAATTCAGAGTCAATGCATCACTATCATTTAGCTTAGACTTACACTTAGACTTAGGTGACTTAGACTTAGTTGTACCTTAAAGGTTTGCGCCCTCATTTACAATATGCTTTTCACCCTTAGACACATTACCTTCCATAACTTCCACATACACATGAACGTCACCTTTTTCATCCCATTTTAACATCTCTAAAACGTCACCGTCATTATATTTCCTAATATACCATACTCCATCCTTCTTTGGCTCTCCAGGGATAAAGTAAGCCATTTTGTTAACTTCCCCATATCctaatttcttcaattcttcctCTATTTCTAAATACCCCATTAAGTCAGGGTCAATATATTCCCAATAAAAAACCTCACCTCCATCATAATCAAAGTTACCATCCCCATCCCTTAACACCCCAAAGTAATGCAACAGAATGGAAATATAAACCATTATCTTCAACCTTTGTACATTAAAGTTAAACAaaacaatgaaaaaaaaaataaagatttattAATATCAATGCTAACCAATGTTTTTTTCCATAATAATAAAACACGGTAACAGTTCATACATGCGAAAATAGTGCATATATCGTGAACTATGTAAGCTCAATCATACCTCTATGTCCACACCTCATATGGGAAGTTTCCTTTCCACCCTCATGCTTCGTCGATATGGGACCATATAGATCTTTGATGCCTTGTTCCTCTCCACTGGAGGGCAATAagcatttgaaattgaaaatgTTTATAATGACAGGCAGTATATTGAGGGACCACACCCTTTTCCTTTAACCCTCTTGGTTTTGGTTGAGAgaaagttaaatcttcatttttaTTAGGGTTAGGGATTATAAAACACATAGGGATTTTTTTCCCCATTGATAGAGGGTTTATTTTAGTGTTAAGATAGCTGACTAGGATGCTGACATGTCCATTCCATTAGTCTTTAACAGTGAAAGCAACGGTAAGGTGCAATTGTGATTACGTTAAAAATTTAGGGTACAATTATTAAAATTGTCAAAGTTTGGGATTTTTTAGGAGATTTGCACAAAAAAATGTTAAATTTTAAGAATATATTTTATAGACATAtatagaaaattttatttatcatttttagaTATCTTTTTCTTATAACTTTTAAAATAAGATAAGGGATATATTTGTAATGATTTTAGATTTATACATAATTTTTCTCCTATTAAAGTTCAATAGAATTACTATTTTAATAATGATTTTACTTGATATTTATGATTATATATTTGTGAGCATTGCTTTTTTATGTATAATTGTAATGTTAATTAATTGTTTTTTATTGTCATTAGGCTCATTCATCTTCTTATTTACCTATTTTTAATTAAAACAATTGTAACGACCTAAACTAAGGATCGTTACCAGTGCTAGGGATTAGGTTAGTTTAAGGCTACTGAAACCTATAGCAAGCCTAAAACCTAGAAAATATACATACATTCCTGCATCTCACCTTCTAAACATACTTCAAACCATTACACCTCAGATTTTTCACTCATACATAAACATTCATAGCATAAtaatggttcataatttgaacTTTAACATACATAAGATCCAAAGTGTAATGGTTCAATATATGTACCCTCAAGAAGGGTTAACACAATATATACATCATCATCATACTTAAAAATATTACACATTTCTAATTTTTTTCAATCACTAACAATACTATCTATTCATAAATTATATGTCCATTTACCCATACaccatatgtaacaccctcacattggacagtttcgtacattctactgttctggtgactagtgtctgtccagacagctagaatctCTAGGACTATACTTAATTCACATAGAAGAGccataaaataaaattgataaagatcaaatgaggttagataaaaataagagaaacaaagcacaatcggttaaatgagcagaAGGTCCCGACGATGGGTGATCGACCCAGGAAGTGACTGTgaactcagttgctaccctaaattcgtatGGGACCCCATGAAATCTTTAGTTAAGGGATAATTTCAAAATTATTGGGAATGAGAAAGTCatagaaaggaaaagagaataagTATAAATAAGGGAATCAGAATCAAAGGACTCATCAGGCATTAATTAAAAGAtgaactataacccgatgaggggcattttggtcaattcactcctagaggtgacttttgacctaaatgtccatcaaaatgagtgagattaaaatattaaaaaataattaaaaatatagagaaagtgtagggaaaagaaaatgaaagaaaggatattcaaattttaaattcctttatgacatcaccatgaggtaagcatgacataattaaaaattataattttaaattaattaaacatgggataaagatgtataaaagaagacaatatTCTATCATGTCTAAGtgagttttattctttgatttaatattatgtattcttaatgcatgctatgtgttggtatccacttagacatgatatgagatactaattgaaggactgaaaggtgaaaattAGTGTTGGAAAATTAGAATATTggacctaggaaatctgacctagagataggctgatgacctttgtggagttccataattaatcatagatcttaaggggtttttattaggactaatcaccaacatCAGTAGAGTTTGGTTCTGGTtgaaacacaccttaggtgccttgagagaggacctaggatgtcttaggattaattttcatcaaagcaatgatcctcaatccaatgaataggCAAGATaaaaatccataataaggttaaagtgtgaaatcttaattctggaattgcttcAATAGATAGTTTTATTCAAAGTTTGATTTTCAGTATCCAAAATAGATTTAATTTACTCTTCACCCATATTCGGTAGTCTAAACAGTCAGAATTGCTATGTAGGTTGGTACTTGCTAACTAAATTCCTCGTGCGACGATACTTCACTCACtattttattacttattagcgatccgtgcacttgcggggttgtaaaatcggcaaacaagtttttggcgccattaTCAGGGAAttttatttttagcaatattaGGCAATAGGCACTTTTACTGATTTaggcatttattattattatttaaatttacttaataagttcttttattttctctcaggtATTTGGTTTGGTGCATGACCAGAACAAAGTCTGAGGAAGAAGTTTTGGACTTGAATCTCGAGATAGATAGGACTCTAAGAACCATCAGGAGAGAAAAGAGACACCAAGAACAAGATCAAGAGAATCTAGAAACTCCAGTCATGGCTGACAACAACAACAGGCCAAGACTCTTGAGGGACTACAGAGCTCCATCTATCCAAGGATTCTAGGCCAGTGTTATGAGACCAACAGTGGAGGCCAACAACTTCGAATTAAAACCGGCATGGCTCCAGATGATTCAACAGACCCAGTTTAGGCGTTTACCTATAGAAGATCCACATTACCACCTCTAGTGCTTTCTtaccctatgtgacacattcaagatgaatggagtgtctaatcaagctataagactcagagcatttccattctccctttgaaatagagcaagaaagtggttactttctcaactagTTGGGACATTCACTGCTTGGAaagacctctcacaagcttttctagcaaggtatttcccacctgcgaagactgcaaagttgaggtttaaactcaacacctttaggcaaaaggaaggtgaatcactctatgacgcatgggagaggtataaagacctgcagagggagTCTCCataccatggcatagaggattggctcctagttcagaatttctataatgggctactgccttctacaaggagcacagtagattcagctgcagaaggtgacctGATGGAGAAAATGGtaacacaagcacttgaacttctagagagggtcgcgtatcacaactacgagtggtcaaatgaaaaggGGAACACAAGGAGAATAATAGGGATCCtggaagtggatgccctaagcatgataaatgcttagtttgatcagctcacaaagaagCTCGatagaatgcaagccaatgctaTAGGAGTGAGCAACCAGCACTACGATAGCTGTGGAGGACGATATATGATTGGAGAATGTAACGacttcaatgaaccctccaccgaacagatgaactatgtgaataacggaggaaacttcaaccaaagGCAGCTCAACAATCCAtactcaaatacttacaaccttggatggaggaaccaactgaatttctcatggtccaatttaTAGAATCAGCCAATGAACAAACAGCAAGGGTACAgaccaccagcaccccctggatttcagaataGAGAACAAAACTTTGCACAGCGACCACTACCTCCTCAACCTCAATAGCCTGAACCGAAAttgaccatggaatccatgatggagggCTTCCTAGCAGCCCAACAACAGCAGAATGAAATGATCAAGCAGCtagcttccagaatggaccaactcgCCGCCCACAAcaagatgcttgaaaatcaaaatactcagtaagcaagttcttcaagcaaggctgctggtaaactgcctagtcaaccagagatgaacctAAAGGAGCATTGTAAGGAAGTTATATTGAGGAGTGGAAGAGTTTTAGAACAGTCAAAGGAAGAACCAACTGAGAAAACCTTTGATAAATCTGAAAGCCAAGCAGAAGATAAAGGGGAAGAAGCCAAAAAGGACCAataagaggaagcaaggaagaaaaGAAGCTACTAGAGCCACATCAACCtttctaccttttcctcagagattccaAAAAGCTatattggacaagcagtttgaaaAGTTTTAAGAAGTTTTATAGAAACTCTACATCAACATTcctttcactgaagcactttctcaaatgccatcctacaccaaattccttaaggaaattttgttaaagaaaagaaagctggaaGACTATGAGACTCTTGCTCTCACAGAGGAATgtagtgccatactgcaaaataAGCTGCCACCAAAGCTGAAGGatctaggaagcttctccataccttgtctcaTCAGCAATATgaaaatagataaggccctcAATGATCTTGGGGTAAGTTTCagtctaatgcctctatcaatatgtcaAAAGCTGGAGGTCGGAGAACTGAAACCCATAACAATATCactgcaattggctgatcgatcaaTTAAATATTCTGTTGGCATCTTAGAAAACATTCCTATCAAAGTAGGCAAATTCTTCATCCCAGTTGATTTTATTGTCTTGGAGATGGAAGAGGATGTCCAAATCCCTATCATCTTAAgaagacctttcttggcaaccGCCGGAGTTATCATAGATGTTAAGAATGGGCAGTTTactctcaaggtaggagatgAAGAGGTGGAATTCAACCTGTTCAACATGATGAAGCACAAActcgaacctgatgaatgctttatGGTTGATATAGTTGACAagcaagttgaagaggaatttcataaagTAAATCCTTAAGATCCTTTTGAAGCATGCATGGTGCACAGTCACACTACTAATAATGAAAACACAGAGATTGTAGCTTatgtacaatctttagcaactaatccacccctacccttagctcaaACTTTCAAGGTAGAAGAGCTAAGTGAGGAACAACACAAAGGAAAACCTCAGGGAAACCATAAACAAGGAGACCTTGTCCTTCTCTTCAACTCTAGGTTAAAACTTTTTCTAAGAAAGCTGAGATCACGATGGTCCAGGCCCTTTAAGGTTATGCAAGTCTTCCCGCGTGGAGCCGTAGAGATTTCGAGTGAAATCTTAGAAGCATTCAAGGTGAACGGGAAAAGGCTGAAGCCATACTTTTAGGAAGAACTCATAGAGAAGGGAGCCAACTACACCTTCGACAACCCTCCAGACAGACCGTGAACAACGAGGAAACAatctagctaaagactataaacaagccctctatgggaggcaacccaaaatttctaaatttcctttattttagttcttatttattttttgtttctttttgttGTTTGTTCATGTTTTATTTCGTAGGTACCCCAAATCACAAACTTTGTAAAAGCAAGAAACCAAAGGGAGGAAAGGAAACGTCAAGTCCAAACAATGCAAGAGGAGACCATacaaaaccagggaagtagctccgttgctattttttttttttaacattcatTTGACTCATATTGGTAGCATAAAATTTTCATATAGTGAGAATTGGAGACCTAGAAAATTACATGGGTCATGTATAGgttttacacgccccgtgtaaacTTCTGGAACCCCGGAACCACATCTGCATGAGCTCCAGAAACTTACACGGGTTGACCCCGTGTAATGTTACACAGGGCGTGCTTTAACAATGGACAgagaaattttaagtttgagggagacagagagttacacgggtctctaatcacaagtacacgggccatgtgACTTAACTAGCAATGCTGCTTTTGGGCAAGAAGTTACATTGGTCTAAAATCCaatttacacgggtcgtgtaacttGGCTAGAAAAGTAACTTGGCGGTAGGACGTTACACGTGTCATGAAAAGaatttacacgggccatgtaacctGACAGAAAAGGGAAATTTTAggacaaaaagttacacgggccAGATGGTTGGGACCCTTGTAGTGATACATGCCCCGTGTATCATGTCACAGACACGATACCTGGGGTGTGAAATGTGCAAAGCGAAGGGTCACAACAACCCTTTAAATTCCCCTAACACCCATTAAACTCCCTCCCACTCAAAAAATCTTCCTCTCCAAGCCTCCTTCCctttaaaaacctctcaaatctccttTTTCCTCACAAAACCCTAGCCTTTCCCTCTCCAACTTCATTGATGGCACCTACAAAGAGACCGGCAGAAGAATGGACTCTTCCTCAAGGAAAGGAGGAAACTCCTCGCCCTCACCTCCTCAGACATTGCCCCAGCGCCCAAGAACAAGGCCAGCCCCACCACCAAAACCACAACCAGCACCTCAATCGCAACCTCCATAGACAGTGCGGCCTGAGTTCTCCATCGCTAGGACATTTCGTGATTCTACCCACTGAGACTTATGTGAGCGACTTAACAATAGGAGGATTATTTCCATCAAGTATATGGATTTTGGGTTGTTGGAGCAACTCGGCCTACGTGAAGAGATTGATGGGCTACTCAATGGCATTGGGTGGACCGGAtttgcccaactccaatttcTCGCCTAACAAGACACCACTTTAGAGTTCCTTAATAGTTTCAAGGCTACCCTCTGGCCCACAGACCGTGAATATAGGGGCAGGATTGAATTTCGATTACTTGGCATTGATCGCATAATGAACATGGACGAGTTCAACGCGATGTTCGGCTTTGACAGTGCCGGATTCTAAGAGATCCCATAAAACAGAATGATCTACAACAGCATGGAATTCTGGCACTCCATAGCCCCAAACACTGATGTttataactccagcaagtccaaatccTCTGACATCACTAGCCTTGCTTTGatgtacatgcaccgacttgccGCCCACACCATCACAGGCCACAGTGACAGCCTAGGCATGGTAAACGCCAAtgagctcttcttcttcttttggtgcATGGTCACCAGGCAGCATTGTAGCATGGGTTTCTTCCTGTGCAACCACCTCTGCTGCATCTCTCACCAGCCGATAGGCCATATAGTGCTTAGTGGACTCATCACTGCCATAGCACTCCACTGCGAATTTGTCCCTGGGAATCACAGGCTGCGCTCCATCCCTGGCATTGCCAGAATTGACCAGACCATCTGCATAACCATGGGGATGTGCAAGAAGGTTAGGAACACCTGCTTCCTACTCGATGTTGAAGGGAACATCATCCTCAAGAGAGATGAAACACAAGTAGAGCCTGGTGAACCATCACAGCCACAAGAGGAAGCCCAAGAGCCACTCCACCACGAGTCCCCAGCCTGAGTGCCTCCCTACACTCCACCACTGATAGACCCCGTCCTTGCATACCTTCATCATAAGGAGACCATCATAAGCAATAGGATGTAAGCGCTCGAAGACAGTCTCCAGGAGGCCCACAACAAGCTTGACATGATCATGGAGAGACTCGATGGAGAGGGACCATCATCCCCATCAGAGGCTTTTTAGAGTTAGGgctataggataggttctttcaTGTAAAAATTTATATGCCCTAGTCGTACTCAGTACTCATAGGTCCCTATTACTAGCttttgtccaaactttcaatttttaatacataatatgctttttgaTAATCTTATGTGCTATACCTTAATTTTTgcatattgtgttgccattgaggacaatgtcagctttgagtttgggggtacaaaAGCATTTCATGCACTGTATATCATTGTATTtcattgcttaattatatccatagtatacttgtgtatcaaaaatccaaaaaattttacaaattttgaacttttaaactagtttttaacttagaattataaccacaaatattaataagctaataattggacttcatgggattgaggaatgaatgtatctggataggTAAAAAGGCTTTAATTTGTTGTCTATGAAAAACTTAAccaccttagtggagctagactagttaaaccccttcataactattaatttgtcacattgaacttgtaaaattagaagaaaatttttgaaatacaaacaaacctaaaaatgcctcaccagctctagaacatgtctcttagaCCTATTGAgatgaaatcctagcatatgctcaataaagaaatgattaaggcattctttgatatagcctcactaagtcTTAGCCATCCCTAATCAAAATATTTATCCCTTGCAGTCAATTTGAGCCTATATATTTACCTGTATAATTTTCCCTGTTTACCCACAAATAttcacctagcccctagcctaaacactcactCCACCTCTTAAGGAAGTCTAGTGAATGAAGGATAGGTATATCGAGTGTAAAACAAGATATGGGGAGAAAGTGTGAAAATCAAGAAGCAtgcaagtgtgcaattaaaatcaaggaaaaatttgtctagccaacaaaagcaatgagtttgggggaaaggacaaaataaaataaaaaaaaaaaagagagagaagagagaaatccCAAATTTCACATCATGacagcatgcttggcactataaaaattcTCTTCTACCCCATGCAAAATCAACAAGAGTAAACCTGGTATACTTAGAACCTTGTGCATGAAAGGCTTTCCTCATATTTGTATTCCTCAAGACCCTTCATTGGTAACCAAATCATCATCCCTTGACCCTGTTACAACCTTtccaaagaccttttgatcttttgaaagtatACACTACATTAATGGAGATAGAGAATTGAGatgtgcctatggagttggagcTAATTCAAATTCCCCAATAATCTTCAAAAGAGGCATATTTGGGAGAGTAAGTGTTTCCTAAGTCTATCATGATAAAACagattatttgtgacttattaatagcttTGCATGGAGAAATAACTAGTTGAGACTCCATGAAGGAGGTGAAGGTTTTAAGCAAGTAGCTATTGAAACTCCATGAagggaattggtatgaaggtctaaggagttcaattatatgcatattggatTTATGTTATGCTTCCGAGTTTTTCCCTTAAAATGTATTCTAttcaatttgcttgaggacaagcaaaaatttgagtttggagatatttgatacacttgtattttatagatatttttaagtacatttgtttaatatttcatagcatttaaatAAGTAATTGCTTGCATAATCATTAATTGCGTCAACTTTTGTAAATTCTATTGCCAAGCtctaaattctatgttttctgtATGTTTCTAAGTGTTTTGAAGAAGTTCTAAGGCATAGGAGCAAAGAAGAAAGCTTTGAAAAACCAAAGGGTAGAGAAGTGTCactgatacactttacacgggtcATATAATCAAAGacacagacccgtgtaatctaCTGCCAGGAGAAAGCCAAAGAGCCaatgaagaaacaaagtacacagcTAGTGTACCATGACCCGTGTAAACTAtagagacccgtgtaagtctctgccaggcCAGGCTTGAAGATTTCTCTggagaacaaaagtacacaggccgtgtaatcaAGCCCGTGTAACTACCTGAGGTCCGTGTAAACTCTTGTCCTGATGCAAGATGCAACCAatcaagctccagtaagttacacggccctaagccgtgtagtgacacaggGGCCGTGTATCACGCGGCAGCTAGTTTCCTAATTTATTTCCAGCTCCAGTTTACACACTCAGAATAGACTTCTAATGCCAgggggactctaaaaacctaaccctaagccatttaatataaatagaagcagtagataataataaaaagagagcttttcatatttttacatacTCATTCTTCATAGCCGTCTTAGAGAGAAGAGCATCAGCATGAAAGGGAGATCCTCAGCCAAAGTTCTAAAAGATCAAAGCTGTAGAAAATCCTCtttggttcttttgttctatttcttttagCGGACTTTTcatgctattttattttattttattatgtttattaaactcaccatgagtgagtaatttctttattctagaattaggagagtagcacttgTAATCGTTATTATGGATCAGTATTGAGttatatttattggatttgagttttattctttgatttaatattatatgttcttaatgcatgccatatgttggtacccacttagacatgatatGAGATACTAATTGAaagactaaaaggtgaagattagtgtTGGAAAATCATAATATTAgacctagaaaatctgacctagagataggttgatgacctttgtggagttccataattaatcacagatctTAAGgggtttttattaggactaatcaccaacgaaagtagAGTTTGGTTTTGGTtgaaacacaccttaggtgccttgagagaggacctaggatgtcttaggattaattttcatcaaagcaatgatcctcaatccaatgaatagacaagGTAAAAAtctataataaggttaaagtgtgaaattttaattctagaattacttcaatagatagttttattcaaagtttaattttcagcattcaaAATAGATTTAATTTACTCTTCACCCATATTTGGCAGTCTAAACAATCAGAATTGTTGTGTTGCCTGGTACTTGCTaactaaattcctcgtgggacgaTGCTTCActtactactttattacttgttagtgatccatgcacttgcggggttgtaaaaccggCAAACATGAATCCAATATGATTTTTCCTATGCATTAAAAGAATTATTTACAttgttttgaaaattatgaattgtgaAATGACTTTATATTATGGAAAGGCAGATGTTAACCCTTGGTTtcattgtagcaagggggtgggcTGGTATTTGAATGTATTTTGAAGTGCTTTTGTgaacttgatgtgttgccaaccataTGCATGCATTTACAAATTTAAATATGTTTGCTGATTTATAAATGTGTTTTATGAATGGAATTtctttaaatatgttttaaaaccacagttgacatggcaatgtgTTTTGTgcttctcattagcttgtctagtgagatatctcctccacttgttggggttgagttttctccctctctagcttaccaATTGAGgtagagtgtggatgagtactcatatatactagctagtctttggtgCCTCCCTTTAGCTTCGGTTATTGGGAGGAGTTTGCTttgctttgtcgtgatgtacaacacggcaattatcgaaaattttgtgtcatgggtccaactgtgAGAATTGTTGGCAACACCTTTAAACTGTGATTATATGATAAATGTTTTGTCAATGATTGTAACTTATTATGATGATTTTCCTAGAAATAGGaggatttaaattaaaataaaggaTTTGTTTTGATTAATGAATATTGGATTACTTTTATGGATCAATAAAACATGATTtgatatgttttgaaaaattatgctttatattgagttttaatttattggttgtgcaccactgagttcaccgctcagctATAGCTTTTTATGCTATTGCAGGTgtaagaaaatatagagcagctgtgTGAGATCACTTAAAGTTGTGACTTGAAGACGTGTTGGGTCTAtctttgggtatatcataggtatacctttgtacatcagattttgatgtaatcatgtaactatttgta
Proteins encoded:
- the LOC131174618 gene encoding uncharacterized protein LOC131174618, which codes for MKIDKALNDLGVSFSLMPLSICQKLEVGELKPITISLQLADRSIKYSVGILENIPIKVGKFFIPVDFIVLEMEEDVQIPIILRRPFLATAGVIIDVKNGQFTLKVGDEEVEFNLFNMMKHKLEPDECFMVDIVDKQVEEEFHKVNP